In Zingiber officinale cultivar Zhangliang chromosome 11B, Zo_v1.1, whole genome shotgun sequence, a single window of DNA contains:
- the LOC122033681 gene encoding uncharacterized protein At1g32220, chloroplastic-like, with amino-acid sequence MNSMYGLSESGAPRSSIKILVLGGNGFVGSHVCQEALAEGFSVASLSRSGRPSIHESWADEVQWYKGNLLEPESLKHAMSEATVVVSCVGGFGSRTHMLTLNGTANINAVQVAAENGVKRFVYISGLSFGVLDYCIRGYHEGQKATEAELTKRFPDGAVILRPGYIYGTRPIGPLKIRFGLMWKPFELAYQNARPLRKIPLIGPFFTPTVHVAKVAKVVVRSATDPGFFSSGMIDVYNIIRLAKQK; translated from the exons ATGAACTCCAT GTATGGGTTAAGCGAGTCAGGTGCACCACGATCTTCGATCAAG ATACTTGTGTTAGGCGGCAATGGATTCGTGGGTTCACATGTTTGCCAAGAGGCTTTGGCAGAGGGATTTTCTGTTGCTAGTCTCAGCAG GTCTGGAAGGCCATCAATACACGAATCTTGGGCCGATGAAGTTCAATGGTACAAAG GAAATCTTCTTGAACCCGAGTCTTTGAAGCATGCTATGAGTGAAGCAACTGTAGTG GTGTCTTGCGTTGGAGGCTTTGGATCTCGTACCCATATGCTCACACTTAATGGGACTGCAAACATCAATGCTGTACAAGTTGCTGCTGAAAATG GTGTAAAAAGATTCGTATACATATCAGGTCTCTCTTTTGGTGTGCTTGACTACTGCATACGAGGGTATCATGAAGGGCAG AAAGCTACTGAAGCTGAACTGACGAAACGGTTCCCTGATGGAG CCGTCATACTCAGACCAGGTTACATTTATGGAACACGCCCAATTGGACCGTTGAAGATACGTTTCGGGCTAATGTGGAAACCTTTCGAACTG GCTTATCAGAACGCACGGCCACTTCGCAAGATCCCACTCATTGGCCCTTTCTTCACTCCTACAGTTCACGTTGCCAAAGTCGCAAAGGTGGTAGTGAGAAGTGCCACGGATCCAGGATTTTTCTCTTCAGGTATGATTGATGTATATAACATCATTCGCCTGGCCAAACAAAAATGA
- the LOC122033680 gene encoding sec-independent protein translocase protein TatB-like isoform X1: MFGISFGQLFLVIGAAGVLVKPKDLPVIAKTAGRLVGKAVGHVLLFRSQLQPIIQQSEATKVHKELRDAIAQYEVIRHEIRNLGFLHPDPFMRRLDIPESQQSTTGSDITDKTNEENAQTTTIPQVLNRTNSASSRLHGQASSYAQLVQDLATKSGTSSTRADGTKPNISVDLDKENSASTLHSRAIAYAKLAEALDNESGPAIHETEVKPNAKAGLPNVLPVCAETLGLLPKRSEEINGSDIMLQAMLEEQVAHKAKDFFSQPENQLPTQK; encoded by the exons ATGTTTGGCATTTCATTTGGACAGCTATTTCTTGTTATTGGAGCTGCTGGAGTCCTAGTTA AACCAAAAGATCTCCCAGTTATTGCAAAGACAGCTGGGAGATTAGTAGGAAAAGCTGTGGGACATGTCTTGTTGTTTCGTAGCCAGTTGCAACCTATCATACAACAATCTGAAGCTACCAAG GTACACAAAGAACTCCGAGATGCCATTGCTCAATATGAAGTAATTCGTCACGAAATTAGAAACTTGGGATTTCTGCACCCAGATCCATTTATGCGGAGGCTGGACATTCCAGAATCGCAGCAAAGCACTA CTGGTTCTGATATTACTGACAAAACCAATGAAGAAAATGCACAAACCACTACAATCCCTCAG GTTCTCAATCGAACAAATTCAGCTTCTTCTAGATTGCACGGCCAAGCAAGCTCATATGCCCAGCTAGTTCAAGATTTAGCCACCAAATCAGGAACCTCCAGTACTCGAGCAGATGGGACGAAACCTAATATTAGTGTG GATCTTGATAAAGAAAATTCAGCTTCTACTCTGCATAGCCGAGCAATTGCCTATGCCAAGTTAGCTGAAGCTTTAGACAACGAATCAGGTCCTGCGATTCACGAGACTGAAGTGAAACCTAATGCCAAGGCCGGTCTGCCCAATGTACTGCCTGTATGTGCTGAAACTTTAGGATTACTTCCCAAGCGTAGCG AAGAAATAAATGGCTCCGACATTATGCTCCAAGCAATGTTGGAAGAACAGGTCGCACACAAGGCCAAAGACTTCTTCTCACAACCAGAGAATCAATTACCTACTCA AAAATAA
- the LOC122033680 gene encoding sec-independent protein translocase protein TatB-like isoform X2: MFGISFGQLFLVIGAAGVLVKPKDLPVIAKTAGRLVGKAVGHVLLFRSQLQPIIQQSEATKVHKELRDAIAQYEVIRHEIRNLGFLHPDPFMRRLDIPESQQSTTGSDITDKTNEENAQTTTIPQVLNRTNSASSRLHGQASSYAQLVQDLATKSGTSSTRADGTKPNISVDLDKENSASTLHSRAIAYAKLAEALDNESGPAIHETEVKPNAKAGLPNVLPVCAETLGLLPKRSEEINGSDIMLQAMLEEQVAHKAKDFFSQPENQLPTQ, from the exons ATGTTTGGCATTTCATTTGGACAGCTATTTCTTGTTATTGGAGCTGCTGGAGTCCTAGTTA AACCAAAAGATCTCCCAGTTATTGCAAAGACAGCTGGGAGATTAGTAGGAAAAGCTGTGGGACATGTCTTGTTGTTTCGTAGCCAGTTGCAACCTATCATACAACAATCTGAAGCTACCAAG GTACACAAAGAACTCCGAGATGCCATTGCTCAATATGAAGTAATTCGTCACGAAATTAGAAACTTGGGATTTCTGCACCCAGATCCATTTATGCGGAGGCTGGACATTCCAGAATCGCAGCAAAGCACTA CTGGTTCTGATATTACTGACAAAACCAATGAAGAAAATGCACAAACCACTACAATCCCTCAG GTTCTCAATCGAACAAATTCAGCTTCTTCTAGATTGCACGGCCAAGCAAGCTCATATGCCCAGCTAGTTCAAGATTTAGCCACCAAATCAGGAACCTCCAGTACTCGAGCAGATGGGACGAAACCTAATATTAGTGTG GATCTTGATAAAGAAAATTCAGCTTCTACTCTGCATAGCCGAGCAATTGCCTATGCCAAGTTAGCTGAAGCTTTAGACAACGAATCAGGTCCTGCGATTCACGAGACTGAAGTGAAACCTAATGCCAAGGCCGGTCTGCCCAATGTACTGCCTGTATGTGCTGAAACTTTAGGATTACTTCCCAAGCGTAGCG AAGAAATAAATGGCTCCGACATTATGCTCCAAGCAATGTTGGAAGAACAGGTCGCACACAAGGCCAAAGACTTCTTCTCACAACCAGAGAATCAATTACCTACTCAGTAA